A window of Metabacillus sp. B2-18 contains these coding sequences:
- a CDS encoding DNA-dependent RNA polymerase subunit epsilon, whose protein sequence is MIFKVYYQDKITEVPVRERTNTLYIEATTEANVRFKLKERGYNIEFVTAVDGAYLEYEKQSENYKVLEI, encoded by the coding sequence ATGATTTTTAAAGTTTATTATCAAGATAAAATTACAGAGGTTCCTGTTCGCGAACGAACAAACACTCTTTATATTGAAGCAACAACTGAAGCAAATGTGAGATTTAAACTTAAAGAACGCGGCTATAATATTGAATTTGTCACTGCAGTTGATGGGGCATATTTAGAATATGAAAAGCAAAGCGAAAATTATAAAGTATTGGAGATCTGA
- a CDS encoding DMT family transporter, which translates to MKKLYSSLFILSMIWGMSFLFIKVLVEDLGPWGVVFWRCLFGTITLFIILFVFKKQELRKVRFKSLPWLKLFLVALFNNALPFAFIAMSEMKISSSLASVINATTPLWTIVIGALFFFIPVKGRQWVGVSIGFFGILILLNLDFESLINENFIGAGTMLFATFCYGLGAQMAKRYLQELSIIIVSIVTLFFSTMISLVFILLLNESVHLPSVFSAHTFISLIGLGVFGSGFAYLFYYYMVKEGSAEFASLVTYIVPITAMLWGYLLLGEGISPHMILGLLFVFAGVYLSSAKLAKKSSINTSIESKH; encoded by the coding sequence ATGAAAAAATTATATAGTTCATTATTTATTTTAAGTATGATTTGGGGGATGTCATTTCTATTTATAAAGGTCCTTGTAGAAGATTTAGGGCCATGGGGTGTTGTGTTTTGGCGGTGTTTATTTGGCACAATCACACTATTCATTATTCTTTTTGTTTTTAAAAAGCAAGAGTTGAGAAAAGTAAGGTTTAAAAGTCTACCGTGGCTGAAGCTTTTTCTTGTAGCACTTTTTAATAATGCACTTCCTTTTGCATTCATAGCTATGAGTGAAATGAAGATTTCCAGTAGTCTTGCCTCTGTTATAAATGCAACTACTCCATTATGGACAATTGTCATTGGGGCACTCTTTTTCTTTATTCCTGTTAAGGGGAGACAATGGGTTGGAGTTTCAATTGGGTTTTTTGGTATTTTAATTTTGTTGAATCTTGATTTTGAAAGCTTAATAAATGAAAACTTTATTGGGGCAGGAACGATGCTTTTTGCTACATTTTGTTATGGGTTAGGCGCTCAAATGGCAAAAAGATATTTACAGGAATTATCTATTATAATTGTATCGATTGTTACTTTGTTTTTTTCAACAATGATCAGCTTAGTATTTATTTTATTATTAAATGAATCTGTTCATCTACCATCAGTTTTTTCGGCTCATACTTTTATATCGTTAATTGGATTAGGTGTGTTTGGTTCTGGATTTGCTTATCTTTTTTACTATTATATGGTTAAAGAAGGTAGTGCAGAATTTGCTTCGCTGGTAACTTATATCGTTCCAATTACGGCAATGTTATGGGGGTATTTATTACTTGGGGAAGGTATTTCTCCACATATGATTTTAGGTTTATTGTTTGTTTTTGCTGGAGTTTATTTAAGCTCAGCTAAATTGGCGAAAAAAAGCAGTATTAATACTTCAATAGAGAGTAAACATTAA
- the def gene encoding peptide deformylase, with translation MITMEDIIREGHPTLREVAKEVTLPPSDEDKETLSQMIQYVKNSQDPEISEKYGLRPGIGLAAPQINVSKRMIAIHVVDEKGNQHSYALFNPKIVSHSIEKSYLTSGEGCLSVDRAVPGFVPRYARIRVKATSLEGKNIDIRLRGLLSIVFQHEIDHLNGVMFYDHINGDHPFQEPENAVPIER, from the coding sequence ATGATAACAATGGAAGATATTATAAGAGAAGGTCATCCAACTTTGAGAGAAGTGGCGAAGGAAGTTACATTACCTCCTTCTGATGAGGATAAAGAAACCTTATCTCAAATGATCCAATACGTAAAAAATAGTCAAGATCCGGAAATTTCTGAGAAGTACGGATTACGCCCAGGTATAGGACTTGCAGCTCCTCAAATTAATGTATCAAAAAGAATGATTGCTATTCATGTTGTTGATGAAAAAGGAAACCAGCACAGTTATGCTCTATTTAATCCAAAGATTGTTAGCCATTCTATTGAGAAAAGCTATTTAACTAGCGGTGAAGGCTGCCTTTCGGTTGATCGAGCAGTTCCAGGCTTTGTTCCTCGTTATGCCCGAATTCGCGTTAAAGCTACAAGCCTTGAAGGAAAGAATATTGATATTAGACTAAGAGGTCTATTGTCCATTGTTTTCCAGCATGAGATTGATCATTTAAATGGAGTTATGTTTTATGATCATATTAATGGAGATCACCCGTTTCAAGAACCTGAAAATGCAGTTCCAATTGAACGTTAA
- a CDS encoding YkyA family protein — protein MLRKSNYVLFIILLFLLSGCFGPAPEEKIYTILEEAVTLEDSFKEQQQPLLELEKKEADLYNKIMDLGMKEFAQVVSLSNQALTSVEERESKIQMEYDSIMSSKDKFNEINEEIEKIKDETLLQSAQELKSAMEGRYKSYEKLYENYKKSISLDKELYSMLQKEDLEMEQLETQIDKVNKSYQSVMEQNNEFNKLTEQYNDLKIKFYEEANLNVEKSE, from the coding sequence ATGCTAAGAAAAAGTAATTACGTTTTGTTTATAATATTATTGTTTTTACTTTCTGGCTGCTTCGGTCCAGCACCAGAAGAAAAGATTTATACGATTTTGGAGGAAGCTGTTACATTAGAAGATTCATTTAAAGAACAACAACAGCCATTACTCGAACTCGAAAAGAAGGAAGCGGACCTCTATAATAAGATTATGGATTTGGGAATGAAAGAATTTGCACAAGTTGTTTCCTTATCTAACCAAGCTTTAACTTCAGTAGAGGAACGAGAATCTAAAATACAAATGGAATATGACAGTATTATGTCTTCGAAAGATAAATTCAATGAAATTAATGAAGAAATAGAAAAAATTAAGGATGAAACACTTTTACAATCTGCACAAGAGCTTAAGTCTGCAATGGAAGGTCGATATAAATCATACGAAAAACTTTATGAAAACTACAAAAAGTCAATTTCTTTAGACAAAGAACTGTATTCAATGCTTCAAAAGGAAGATTTGGAGATGGAGCAGTTGGAAACACAAATAGATAAAGTTAATAAGTCATATCAATCTGTTATGGAACAAAATAATGAATTTAACAAACTAACGGAACAATATAATGATTTAAAAATAAAGTTTTATGAAGAAGCCAATTTAAATGTTGAAAAAAGTGAATAA
- the pdhA gene encoding pyruvate dehydrogenase (acetyl-transferring) E1 component subunit alpha, with the protein MAAKTKGAVVDSKKQFEAISKVFETFQILNEEGKVVNEAAMPELSDDQLKELMRRMVYTRILDQRSISLNRQGRLGFYAPTAGQEASQIASQYALEKEDWILPGYRDVPQIIWHGLPLYQAFLFSRGHFHGNQMPEGVNCLSPQIIIGAQYIQTAGVALGLKKKGKQAVAITYTGDGGASQGDFYEGINFAGAYKAPAIFVVQNNRYAISTPVEKQSAAQTIAQKAVAAGIVGVQVDGMDPLAVYAAVRDARERAVNGEGPTLIETLTFRYGPHTMAGDDPTRYRTKETENEWEAKDPLVRFRKFLEDKGIWNEEEENKVIEQAKEDIKDAIQKADKYPKQKVTDLMEIMYEEMPYNLKEQYEIYKAKESK; encoded by the coding sequence ATGGCTGCAAAAACAAAAGGCGCTGTTGTAGACAGTAAGAAACAGTTTGAAGCTATTTCTAAGGTTTTTGAAACATTCCAGATTTTAAATGAAGAAGGTAAAGTCGTAAATGAAGCGGCAATGCCAGAATTAAGTGATGATCAATTAAAAGAATTAATGCGTCGTATGGTTTATACACGCATTTTAGATCAACGTTCTATTTCATTAAACCGTCAAGGTCGTTTAGGTTTCTATGCTCCAACTGCAGGACAAGAAGCTTCTCAGATTGCATCTCAATATGCTTTAGAAAAAGAAGATTGGATTTTACCTGGATACCGTGATGTTCCACAAATCATTTGGCATGGTCTTCCGTTATATCAAGCATTCTTGTTTTCTCGTGGACATTTCCATGGTAACCAAATGCCTGAAGGAGTTAACTGCTTATCTCCACAAATTATCATCGGTGCACAATACATCCAAACAGCTGGAGTTGCATTAGGTCTTAAGAAGAAAGGCAAACAAGCTGTTGCGATCACTTATACAGGTGACGGTGGTGCATCACAAGGTGATTTTTATGAAGGTATTAACTTTGCTGGTGCATATAAAGCTCCTGCAATCTTCGTTGTACAAAATAACCGCTATGCGATCTCAACTCCAGTTGAAAAACAATCTGCAGCACAAACTATTGCACAAAAAGCAGTTGCAGCTGGTATCGTAGGTGTTCAAGTTGATGGTATGGATCCATTAGCAGTCTATGCTGCAGTTCGTGATGCTCGTGAGCGTGCAGTTAACGGAGAAGGTCCTACATTAATTGAAACATTAACATTCCGTTATGGACCACACACTATGGCTGGTGATGATCCTACACGTTACCGTACAAAAGAAACAGAAAATGAGTGGGAAGCTAAAGATCCATTAGTTCGTTTCCGTAAGTTCTTAGAGGACAAAGGAATCTGGAACGAAGAAGAAGAAAATAAAGTTATTGAACAAGCAAAAGAAGATATTAAAGATGCTATTCAAAAAGCTGATAAATATCCAAAACAAAAGGTAACGGACTTGATGGAAATCATGTACGAAGAAATGCCTTATAACCTAAAAGAGCAATATGAAATTTACAAAGCAAAGGAGTCGAAATAA
- a CDS encoding alpha-ketoacid dehydrogenase subunit beta — protein MAQMTMIQAITDALRTELKNDENVLVYGEDVGVNGGVFRATEGLQKEFGEDRVFDTPLAESGIGGLTVGFGLTGFRPVMEIQFFGFVYEVMDSLNGQLARMRYRSGGHWTAPVTIRSPFGGFVHTPELHADSLEGLVAQQPGLKVVIPSTPYDAKGLLISAIRDNDPVVFLEHMKLYRSFRQEVPEEEYTIEIGKADVKREGTDLSIITYGAMVHESLKAADELEKEGISVEVVDLRTISPLDIETIIASVEKTGRVIVVQEAQKQAGIAANVVAEITERAILSLEAPVLRVAAPDTVYAFTEAENIWLPIYKDILETARKVLEF, from the coding sequence ATGGCACAAATGACAATGATTCAAGCCATCACTGATGCATTACGCACCGAATTAAAAAATGATGAAAACGTCCTTGTATATGGTGAAGACGTTGGTGTGAACGGTGGGGTATTCCGTGCGACGGAAGGACTTCAAAAAGAGTTTGGAGAAGACCGTGTATTCGATACACCACTTGCTGAGTCTGGTATTGGTGGACTAACAGTTGGTTTCGGTTTAACTGGATTCCGTCCAGTTATGGAAATTCAATTCTTTGGTTTCGTTTATGAAGTAATGGATTCATTAAATGGTCAATTAGCTCGTATGCGTTATCGTTCAGGTGGACATTGGACTGCTCCAGTAACAATTCGCTCCCCATTTGGTGGATTCGTACATACACCAGAGCTTCACGCTGATAGCTTGGAAGGTCTTGTTGCACAACAACCTGGACTTAAAGTTGTTATTCCTTCAACACCTTATGATGCAAAAGGACTTTTAATCTCTGCTATTCGTGATAATGACCCAGTTGTATTCTTGGAGCACATGAAATTATATCGCTCATTCCGTCAGGAAGTTCCTGAAGAAGAATATACGATCGAAATTGGTAAAGCTGATGTAAAACGTGAAGGTACAGATCTTTCAATTATTACTTACGGAGCAATGGTTCATGAATCATTAAAGGCTGCGGATGAATTAGAAAAAGAAGGTATTTCTGTTGAGGTTGTTGACTTACGTACAATCAGCCCGTTAGATATTGAAACAATTATTGCATCTGTTGAAAAAACAGGTCGTGTAATTGTCGTTCAAGAAGCACAAAAACAAGCAGGTATTGCGGCTAATGTAGTGGCTGAAATTACTGAAAGAGCAATTTTAAGCTTAGAAGCACCAGTATTGCGTGTTGCTGCTCCTGATACTGTATACGCATTTACTGAAGCGGAAAATATTTGGTTGCCAATTTATAAAGATATTTTAGAAACTGCTAGAAAAGTTCTTGAATTTTAA
- a CDS encoding dihydrolipoamide acetyltransferase family protein, whose protein sequence is MAFEFKLPDIGEGIHEGEIVKWFVKPGDKVEEDDVLAEVQNDKAVVEIPSPVKGTVTEVNVEEGTVATVGQTIITFDAPGYENLKFKGDHGDDEPKKEEKAEPAPAAEEKTEAPAAAPAEVEVDPSKRVIAMPSVRKYAREKDVDIRQVSGSGKNGRVLKEDVDSFLQGGGVTAQPATTEETPAAKEEKQAQPAAAQAIPEGEFPETREKMSPIRKAIAKAMVNSKHTAPHVTLMDEVDVTNLVSHRKQFKNVAAEQGIKLTYLPYVVKALTSALKKYPVLNTSLDDKTEEVVQKHYYNIGIAADTEKGLLVPVVKNAERKSVFEISDEINGLATKAREGKLAPNEMKGASCTITNIGSAGGQWFTPVINHPEVAILGIGRIAEKPVVRDGEIVVAPVLALSLSFDHRMIDGATAQNALNHIKRLLNDPQLILMEA, encoded by the coding sequence TTGGCATTTGAATTTAAACTGCCTGATATTGGTGAAGGTATCCACGAAGGTGAAATTGTAAAGTGGTTCGTTAAACCAGGCGACAAGGTTGAAGAAGATGATGTCCTTGCTGAAGTTCAAAATGATAAAGCGGTTGTTGAAATCCCATCACCAGTTAAAGGTACAGTTACAGAAGTAAATGTAGAAGAGGGAACAGTTGCAACTGTTGGTCAAACAATTATTACTTTTGATGCACCTGGTTACGAAAACCTAAAATTCAAAGGTGACCATGGTGATGATGAGCCTAAGAAGGAAGAAAAAGCTGAACCTGCACCAGCTGCAGAAGAGAAAACAGAAGCACCTGCTGCTGCACCTGCAGAAGTAGAGGTAGATCCTTCTAAGCGTGTTATTGCTATGCCTTCTGTACGTAAATATGCTCGTGAAAAAGATGTGGATATTCGTCAAGTTTCAGGTAGCGGTAAAAATGGTCGTGTATTAAAAGAGGATGTTGATTCATTCTTACAAGGTGGAGGAGTTACTGCTCAACCAGCTACTACAGAAGAAACACCAGCTGCAAAAGAAGAGAAACAAGCTCAACCAGCTGCAGCTCAAGCAATTCCAGAGGGTGAATTCCCAGAGACTCGTGAAAAAATGAGTCCAATCCGTAAAGCTATTGCTAAAGCAATGGTTAACTCAAAACATACTGCTCCACACGTAACTTTAATGGATGAAGTGGATGTAACAAATTTAGTTTCTCATAGAAAACAATTTAAAAATGTTGCAGCAGAGCAGGGTATTAAGTTAACATATTTACCGTACGTAGTGAAAGCTCTTACTTCAGCACTTAAAAAGTATCCTGTACTTAATACTTCACTTGATGACAAAACAGAAGAAGTTGTTCAGAAGCATTATTACAACATTGGTATTGCTGCTGACACTGAAAAAGGTCTTCTAGTACCAGTTGTGAAAAATGCAGAGCGCAAATCTGTGTTTGAAATTTCTGATGAAATTAACGGACTTGCTACAAAAGCGCGTGAAGGTAAGCTTGCACCAAATGAAATGAAAGGTGCTTCTTGCACAATCACTAACATTGGTTCTGCAGGTGGTCAATGGTTCACTCCAGTAATTAACCACCCAGAGGTTGCTATTTTAGGTATTGGACGAATTGCAGAAAAACCTGTTGTTCGTGATGGAGAGATTGTTGTAGCTCCGGTTCTTGCTTTATCATTAAGCTTTGACCACAGAATGATCGATGGTGCTACAGCTCAAAATGCTCTTAACCACATCAAGCGTTTACTTAACGATCCACAATTAATTTTAATGGAGGCGTAA
- the lpdA gene encoding dihydrolipoyl dehydrogenase → MVVGDFPIETDTLVIGAGPGGYVAAIRAAQLGQKVTVVEKATLGGVCLNVGCIPSKALIAAGHRYEEARHSEDMGIKAENVTVDFSKVQEFKQGVVKKLTGGVAGLLKGNKVDVVSGEAYFVDNETVKVMDETSSQTYKFKNVIIATGSRPIEIPAFKYSKRVLDSTGALNLQEIPNKLVVIGGGYIGTELGTAYANFGTEVTFIEAADEILAGFEKQMSAIVKRNLKKKGNVEIHTKAMAKGVEETDNGVKVTFEVNGEEKTVEADYLLVTVGRRPNTDELGLEQVGVEMTDRGVIKIDKQCRTNIPNIYAIGDIVEGPPLAHKASYEGKIAAEAIAGEKAEIDYLAIPAVVFSEPELASVGYTEAQAKEEGIEVNASKFPFAANGRALSLNNTDGFLKLVTRKEDGLVIGAQIAGPSASDMISELGLAIEAGMTAEDIAMTIHAHPTLGEITMEAAEVAIGSPIHIVK, encoded by the coding sequence ATGGTAGTAGGAGATTTCCCAATTGAAACAGATACTCTTGTCATAGGAGCAGGTCCAGGCGGATACGTTGCAGCAATCCGCGCTGCACAACTAGGACAAAAAGTAACAGTAGTTGAAAAAGCAACACTTGGAGGGGTTTGTTTAAACGTTGGTTGTATTCCTTCAAAAGCGCTAATCGCTGCTGGACACCGTTATGAAGAAGCTAGACACTCTGAAGATATGGGTATCAAAGCTGAAAACGTAACTGTTGACTTTTCAAAAGTCCAAGAATTTAAACAAGGTGTTGTGAAAAAACTAACTGGCGGTGTAGCTGGATTACTTAAGGGTAATAAAGTTGACGTAGTTAGTGGTGAAGCATACTTTGTTGATAACGAAACTGTAAAAGTTATGGACGAAACGTCTTCACAAACTTACAAATTTAAAAATGTAATTATCGCAACTGGTTCACGTCCAATTGAAATCCCTGCTTTCAAATACTCTAAGCGTGTATTAGATTCTACAGGTGCATTAAACCTTCAGGAAATTCCTAATAAGCTTGTTGTAATCGGTGGCGGATATATCGGAACTGAGCTTGGTACAGCGTATGCTAATTTTGGTACTGAAGTAACGTTTATCGAAGCTGCTGACGAAATTCTTGCTGGTTTTGAAAAACAAATGAGTGCGATTGTTAAACGTAACCTAAAGAAAAAAGGAAATGTTGAAATTCACACAAAAGCAATGGCAAAAGGTGTGGAAGAAACAGACAACGGTGTTAAAGTAACATTTGAAGTAAACGGTGAAGAAAAAACTGTTGAAGCTGATTACTTATTAGTTACGGTAGGACGCCGTCCAAACACTGATGAACTTGGTTTAGAGCAAGTTGGTGTTGAAATGACGGATAGAGGTGTTATCAAAATTGATAAACAATGCCGTACAAACATTCCAAACATCTATGCAATCGGTGATATTGTTGAGGGGCCACCTTTAGCTCATAAAGCTTCTTATGAAGGTAAAATTGCTGCAGAAGCAATTGCTGGAGAAAAAGCAGAGATTGATTACTTAGCTATTCCTGCTGTTGTATTCTCTGAGCCAGAATTAGCTTCTGTAGGTTACACAGAAGCTCAAGCAAAAGAAGAAGGCATTGAAGTGAATGCTTCTAAATTCCCATTTGCTGCAAATGGTCGTGCGTTATCACTTAACAATACTGATGGTTTCTTAAAACTTGTAACTCGTAAGGAAGATGGATTAGTAATTGGTGCACAAATCGCTGGACCAAGTGCTTCAGACATGATTTCAGAGTTAGGATTAGCAATTGAAGCTGGTATGACAGCAGAAGATATTGCAATGACAATTCATGCTCACCCAACATTAGGTGAGATCACAATGGAAGCTGCTGAAGTTGCAATTGGTAGTCCAATCCATATCGTAAAATAA
- a CDS encoding tetratricopeptide repeat protein, translating into MNSYENLEEYWEEQFDKGVECYYKAIKGDKKAGIEAHRLFEELLRDDPNNTELMAYLGSVKALLARDTFDLREKGKYANEGLKLLDVAVLKDPSNALIRTLRGNVANNLPESRFHRTETAIEDFECIINMYERNSYGIPQTLCIETMKSLITAYERLGKIEEATEVANKLLDIDSSYQIPKFNSKLKSLPVANINDPINDEIHSLYTMAICSDEVSLLKVMKKVSRLMDKDSNNPILQAYNVHLNSIKNSHSFAGMVELFTNAYKTANLLDKLVSEYPTTYKIRYGRAMQSYRLPEFFFFRSSTAARDFQYLSAQYEKDPTIFSLAIYEDILLRLGECFVRLDMVEEAVKQWHKLVEFSSNKEIVTKANELINVFSFEELILDEIMEKPKEQLYETALKLHDIGVNGNEKAAKQSLALWEFIQKEYSSCPVAKFYYSASLTLLGRFFSDPYEVFSKSIKGLKKLNTSIPINDPRYIQLLLHRAYIQFSLPDTFFRCSDQIIKDFEAVIKMYQSNTDIDITKSQYLMVLADLGTVYEKKYFVHKAKEIWSELAKEDESLFYSEFLTEKGIRIED; encoded by the coding sequence ATGAATTCTTATGAAAATTTAGAGGAATATTGGGAGGAACAGTTTGATAAAGGTGTAGAGTGTTATTACAAGGCAATTAAGGGAGATAAAAAAGCAGGTATTGAAGCACATCGTCTTTTTGAGGAACTTTTAAGAGATGATCCCAATAATACGGAATTAATGGCTTATCTTGGATCAGTAAAGGCTTTGCTAGCAAGAGATACATTTGATCTGAGAGAGAAAGGGAAATATGCAAATGAAGGTCTAAAGTTGCTTGATGTAGCGGTATTAAAAGATCCTTCTAATGCATTAATTCGAACATTACGAGGGAATGTTGCCAATAACTTGCCTGAAAGTCGATTTCATAGAACGGAAACAGCAATTGAGGATTTTGAATGTATTATAAACATGTATGAACGCAATTCTTATGGAATTCCACAAACACTATGTATTGAAACAATGAAGAGTTTAATTACTGCGTATGAACGTTTAGGTAAGATAGAAGAAGCCACGGAGGTAGCAAATAAATTATTAGATATAGATTCTTCATATCAAATACCTAAGTTTAATAGCAAATTAAAATCTTTACCAGTAGCTAATATAAATGACCCTATTAATGATGAAATTCATTCTTTATATACTATGGCAATTTGTAGTGATGAGGTCTCTTTACTTAAGGTGATGAAAAAAGTCTCACGATTAATGGATAAAGATTCTAATAATCCAATTTTACAAGCTTACAATGTTCATTTGAACTCAATTAAAAATAGTCATAGTTTTGCCGGTATGGTTGAATTATTCACAAATGCTTATAAGACTGCAAATCTATTAGATAAGCTTGTAAGTGAATATCCTACAACTTATAAAATACGATATGGGAGGGCGATGCAAAGTTATCGATTGCCAGAGTTTTTCTTTTTTCGATCTTCAACTGCAGCACGTGATTTTCAATATTTATCAGCTCAGTATGAAAAAGATCCTACTATTTTTTCTTTGGCTATCTATGAAGATATCCTACTTAGGCTTGGAGAATGCTTTGTTCGATTAGATATGGTAGAGGAAGCAGTAAAACAATGGCATAAACTTGTTGAATTTTCATCAAATAAAGAGATTGTTACCAAAGCCAACGAATTAATTAACGTCTTTTCATTTGAAGAGCTAATACTTGATGAAATAATGGAAAAACCAAAGGAACAATTATATGAAACTGCATTAAAACTTCATGATATTGGTGTGAACGGTAATGAAAAGGCAGCAAAACAATCACTGGCTTTATGGGAATTCATTCAAAAAGAATATAGCAGCTGCCCGGTAGCAAAGTTTTATTATTCCGCGTCGTTAACCTTACTGGGTCGATTCTTCTCGGATCCTTATGAGGTCTTTAGTAAATCTATAAAAGGGCTAAAGAAACTAAATACATCAATTCCGATCAATGATCCAAGGTATATTCAACTTCTTCTACATCGAGCCTATATACAATTTAGCCTTCCGGATACTTTCTTTCGTTGTAGTGATCAGATAATTAAGGATTTTGAAGCAGTTATTAAAATGTATCAAAGTAACACAGATATTGATATAACCAAAAGTCAATATTTAATGGTATTAGCTGATCTTGGAACTGTTTATGAGAAAAAATATTTTGTTCATAAAGCCAAAGAAATTTGGTCTGAACTTGCTAAGGAAGATGAAAGTTTATTTTATTCGGAGTTTTTGACTGAAAAAGGAATACGTATTGAGGATTAA
- a CDS encoding GapA-binding peptide SR1P: protein MGTIVCQHCSSTIGHVEGEKVTTLYGKCSHNDCCSQNQQRSSVKVK from the coding sequence ATGGGAACAATCGTATGTCAGCACTGCAGCTCTACAATCGGTCATGTAGAAGGAGAAAAAGTGACAACTTTATATGGTAAATGTAGTCATAATGATTGTTGTAGCCAAAACCAGCAACGAAGCTCAGTAAAGGTCAAATAA
- a CDS encoding aminotransferase class I/II-fold pyridoxal phosphate-dependent enzyme: MSQKETPLFTGLIEHAKKDPIQFHIPGHKKGAGIDPEFRQFIGDNALSIDLINIGPLDDLHAPKGMIKRAQDLAAEAFGADHTFFSVQGTSGAIMTMVMTVCGPGDKIIVPRNVHKSVMSAIVFSGATPIFIHPEIDKNLGISHGITTDAVEKALEQHPDAKGVLVINPTYFGISADLKKIVEIAHSYSVPVLVDEAHGVHIHFHEDLPLSAMQAGADMAATSVHKLGGSMTQSSVLNVREGLVSPQRVQSILSMMTTTSTSYLLLASLDVARKRLATEGHELIQKTIELANYTRDKINEIPNISCIGKEILGTKATFDYDPTKLIIPVYELGITGYDVEKWLREKYLIEVELSDLYNILCIITPGDTKNDVDTLIKALNELSSEFKAMKEQGDVKERILLPDIPVLALTPRDAFYSETEIVSFEESAGRIIAEFIMVYPPGIPIFIPGEIITEENLTYIKKNLEVGLPVQGPEDPTLNKIRVIKEHRAIR; the protein is encoded by the coding sequence TTGTCACAAAAAGAAACACCATTGTTCACTGGTTTAATTGAACATGCAAAAAAAGACCCTATTCAGTTTCATATTCCAGGACATAAAAAAGGAGCAGGGATTGATCCTGAATTTAGACAATTTATTGGTGATAACGCCTTATCAATCGATCTAATTAATATCGGACCTTTAGATGACCTCCATGCCCCTAAAGGAATGATAAAAAGAGCTCAAGACTTAGCAGCGGAAGCATTTGGTGCAGATCATACATTTTTCTCCGTTCAAGGAACGAGTGGTGCCATTATGACGATGGTTATGACTGTTTGTGGGCCTGGAGATAAGATTATCGTTCCTAGGAATGTTCATAAATCCGTTATGTCTGCCATTGTCTTTTCAGGCGCAACACCTATTTTCATTCACCCTGAAATTGATAAAAACCTCGGTATTTCTCACGGTATAACAACGGATGCTGTTGAAAAAGCACTTGAACAACACCCTGACGCAAAAGGTGTACTTGTAATAAATCCTACCTATTTTGGGATTTCTGCTGATTTAAAGAAAATCGTTGAAATTGCTCATTCATACTCAGTTCCAGTTTTAGTCGATGAGGCACATGGTGTGCATATACATTTTCATGAAGATTTACCTTTAAGTGCAATGCAAGCAGGTGCCGATATGGCCGCAACTAGCGTTCATAAACTAGGGGGTTCAATGACCCAAAGCTCTGTATTAAATGTAAGAGAAGGACTTGTATCACCACAACGTGTTCAATCCATTTTAAGTATGATGACAACCACCTCAACTTCGTACTTGCTTCTTGCTTCACTTGATGTTGCAAGAAAACGATTGGCAACCGAAGGGCATGAACTTATTCAGAAAACGATTGAGTTGGCTAATTATACGAGAGATAAAATAAACGAAATTCCTAACATATCTTGTATAGGTAAAGAAATATTAGGTACTAAAGCAACATTTGATTATGACCCAACAAAATTGATTATTCCAGTTTATGAACTTGGTATTACTGGCTATGATGTTGAAAAATGGCTTCGAGAAAAATACCTAATTGAGGTAGAATTATCTGATTTGTACAATATCCTTTGTATTATTACACCTGGGGATACGAAAAATGATGTTGATACATTAATTAAAGCATTAAATGAGCTATCTTCAGAATTTAAGGCAATGAAAGAGCAAGGTGATGTAAAAGAACGCATTTTATTACCTGATATCCCAGTACTTGCGCTTACACCGAGAGATGCATTTTATTCGGAAACTGAAATTGTGTCCTTTGAAGAATCCGCAGGTAGAATTATTGCAGAGTTTATCATGGTTTACCCTCCAGGTATACCAATTTTCATTCCAGGGGAAATCATTACTGAAGAAAATTTAACATATATTAAGAAAAACTTAGAAGTAGGTTTACCAGTTCAAGGTCCAGAGGATCCTACACTTAACAAAATACGAGTGATTAAAGAACATAGAGCAATTAGATAA